TTAAGTCTTGGCGTAAACAAGCCTCTCTACTATGCAAAGCACCTTGAACTTGCGTTGCGTGTCCAAAAAACTGATGTTGCTCTAAAGATGGCAGAGCGCCTTGTTGAACATAATGCAATCCAATACGCTGAACTTGTGTACGATAGTATAAAGGAACACATAAAGAGCCTTGATAAGGACACGCTTACGAAATTTATAAACTACTTTGAAATAGCAGGATTAACGAATGTTGCATATGAGTTGAATCTTGAGTTACTTAAGTTAGATCCATTCAACTCGCAGGCACTTACTAAAACTTTCCTTTATGCTGTTGAGAAGGGAGACGAGAGGGAAATTCTTGCATTCCTTGAGAAATTCCCGCCCAATTCTTCCTATGCAGGTGTTGTTGAGCCAATAATTGAAAGATACAGTGCAATGAAAACAAAGAATCCTTTCGACCCCACCTATCACTTTATAATTGGCTTCCTATATTACTTTATCGAAAGGTACGAAGAGGCTGTTGCATATTTCCAGTTTGTGTTGCGATCCAATAGAAACAAGGCTTTAATGAGGCTTATGCTAAGTATGTGCTTCGAAAAGACATTGCTTCTTGATTTTGCCTTAAAGCAACTTGAGTTGGGGCTGAATGAAGAAGGAGTTCCTGAGGTGAAGAAAGAGATTCTTTATCGTTATGCGATTATGAAGAAGAATATAGGTGATGTTGTAAGCGCCCGTAAGGCATTAACTGAACTTTTAAAGATGGGTGAGTATAAAGATGCAAGAGTTCTATTAGAAACATTGCCTTCTGAAGGGAAAATTATAGATATTAGAGGTGAAGAAAAATGATATCTCCCGGGACTGAAAAAGTTGGAGAAATTTTAGTTAGAAAAGGACTTGTTTCGAGGGAAACTCTCGAGAAATACCTTGCTGTCCAAAAGGTAACAAAAGAGCCACTTCTTAAGATTCTTATGGATAACGGTATTATTGACGAAGTTCAACAGGCTCAACTCCTTGCAGAACAGTGGGGTTTTGAGTTTATTGACCTTGTAAAGTATCCAATTGAAAAAGAAATCCTTCGCTATACAGATCCTGAAAAAGCAAAGTCTTTTGGCTTTTTTGTTTTTAAAAAAGAAGGAAATGTCTATCATGTTGCAATTTCTGATCCTACAAATATTGATACAGTTGATTATGTGAGAACAGTTTATGGCACAAATGTTAAGTTCTATGTGACACCAAAAAGTGCGATAATTCAAACTATAGAAAGATATTACGAACTTGAGAATGTTGTAAAGAAGGCAGAAGAAGAGTTTGCTGATGTAGAAGTTGTTGAAACGACAGAGGAAAGTGACTTATCAAAATTGAGAATGCTTGGAGAAGATGCCCCTGTTGTTAGGCTTGTTAATAGTATTATTTCGCAAGCAATTGTTGAAGGGGCTTCGGATATTCATATTGAGCCAATGGAAGACTCAGTTAGAGTCCGTTACAGAATTGATGGAATCCTACACGAAAAGCAGAGGCTTTCGAAAAAGATACAACCAGGAATTATTGCAAGGTTTAAAATAATCTCAAATATGGATATTGCTGAAAGAAGAATTCCTCAAGATGGTCGTATTTCTTTAAAATTTGAAGGTCGTCCTGTTGATTTTCGTGTATCTTCACTACCTTCAATTTTTGGTGAAAAAATAGTTTTGCGTATCCTTGATAAAACTTCTTCTATTAAGCCTCTTGAACAACTTGGATTTTCACACGAAAACCTTGAAAAATTCAAGCATATCATAAGTCAACCTTACGGAATGATTTTGATTTCTGGACCAACTGGGTCGGGAAAAACTACAACACTGTATTCTATTCTAAACACACTAAACACACCAACAAAAAATATAATAACGGTTGAAGATCCTGTAGAGTATCAGTTGAAGGGGATTAATCAGGTGCAGGTAAATGATAAAGCAGGTTTGACTTTTGCAAACGCACTCAGGGCTATCCTCAGGCAGGACCCAAATATTATTCTCATAGGCGAAATCCGTGATAGAGAAACGGCACAGATTGCGATTGAAGCAGCGTTAACAGGACACCTGGTATTATCAACGATTCACACAAATGATTCAGCATCAATTCCTACTCGTCTTATTGATATGGGCATAGAGCCCTTCCTTGTTGCATCATCTTTGATAGGGGCAACTGCACAGCGACTTATAAGAAAAATCTGTCCGAAGTGTAAAGAGCCTCAGACACCCTCTAAAGAAGTGCTTGAACACTTGGGTTTCAAGGTTGATGAAGGTGTCACCTTCTATAAAGGAGCAGGGTGCGACAGTTGCAATCATACGGGATACAAAGGGCGTGTTGCTATTTCTGAAATTCTTCCTATAACACCAGAAATACAAAGGCTAATTTTGAAGCAAGCGTCTTC
This sequence is a window from Caldisericum sp.. Protein-coding genes within it:
- the tadA gene encoding Flp pilus assembly complex ATPase component TadA; the encoded protein is MISPGTEKVGEILVRKGLVSRETLEKYLAVQKVTKEPLLKILMDNGIIDEVQQAQLLAEQWGFEFIDLVKYPIEKEILRYTDPEKAKSFGFFVFKKEGNVYHVAISDPTNIDTVDYVRTVYGTNVKFYVTPKSAIIQTIERYYELENVVKKAEEEFADVEVVETTEESDLSKLRMLGEDAPVVRLVNSIISQAIVEGASDIHIEPMEDSVRVRYRIDGILHEKQRLSKKIQPGIIARFKIISNMDIAERRIPQDGRISLKFEGRPVDFRVSSLPSIFGEKIVLRILDKTSSIKPLEQLGFSHENLEKFKHIISQPYGMILISGPTGSGKTTTLYSILNTLNTPTKNIITVEDPVEYQLKGINQVQVNDKAGLTFANALRAILRQDPNIILIGEIRDRETAQIAIEAALTGHLVLSTIHTNDSASIPTRLIDMGIEPFLVASSLIGATAQRLIRKICPKCKEPQTPSKEVLEHLGFKVDEGVTFYKGAGCDSCNHTGYKGRVAISEILPITPEIQRLILKQASSKEILTEAKRLGMKTLLDDALMKAAEGVTTLEEVIRVVSTLEVVE